The Raphanus sativus cultivar WK10039 chromosome 6, ASM80110v3, whole genome shotgun sequence sequence TTTTGTCTTAACAGACTGACGAGTGAGTGAGTGACGAATATATACAAGTGGATTAAAGACTATTTGCCAACCTGACCAACTCAGCCAAAACAGCCGACAGATCAGCAGCACTTTAAGTCTATCATCAAACCTTCGTGAGATCTAACGGTCTGAAAACTCTGACCTCTTGAGGTGATCAAACAGACACTTTTATATTACTAATAAAATCAGGAACAATCAGCACtactagaaaagaaaatagacATTGTGGTCttttgttcaaacaaaaaaGCGCCAATGTTTTTCGTGATATTATTGTGACCAGCGGGCCACCTTAACAGTGAAGAAAATTGGCATATATAGTTCAAAATGAATGGTCACCAGCTTAATGATAACAAAAATctttatgcatatatatatgttcttttattattaaaactatacaGCAACTGTTATGCAGTTATTATGTATGTTACCACTCGGATCCTACATATAGCTAGTTCGCTTGCAAGACTTTTTTGAATAAAGCTGAAGTATTATAGATTTATTACATATGgtatttaattaaaagtttaaagaaAACTTTTTGTACTGtgtttgtgtgtatatataagcAAATAATTTGGATAATTACTATGTGGGGGAGAGTAGTACGATATTATTGTAGACGACGTCGACTCTGCGCTTATGGATAGACAATCTCCACGTTTTGTGTTATCTTAAGAAGAACTGAAAATAAATCAATGCTTAAATATATAGAGAATGCATTGGATAGATGTAGGCATGTAGCTTTTGATATTGTCATTTGGGCGTTTTCAGAGTTTGACATTTGATAACTCTATGTGATAACACACAAAAAGGGCACCGCATGAACGGGATACGTTGGAACTAATATAAAAAGGTAAACATACAATATATGTTTTGgcacaaaatataatttgtaagaatatgatattttcataaccttatttgatttatttttcgttatccataataaatatttataatgcagataaatatttggaatattcaTCACACACTTATGATCctcttttatatattgattCTTCCACCACCAGTGTTTTCTTGATAGcaaattttctattttcaatTCTTATCGTGGTTACCTAAAGTATTATTATCTACGAAAACGATCCCTTATCGGAAAATATTCAAACATGCCTGTAACCGTAACAAAACGCACAAAAGTAGATTCAATGATTCGTTGATAAACAATCAAGGTTTACATATATACCTATAGATTATTAAAATCAGGACCACTAACGATTATTCATATCAAACTTAAAGAACATTCAATAATTCGATGTAAAGAGTTGACAACTTGTTGATCTAGTTGTATAACAAAGATTCCGAAACCTTCTCGTCAAATTTCACACGGTGGTCCAGTTTGagaataaataacaaaaaggtCCAGCAACCAACTTTTTTGGTaagacatattttttttatgaatttaactACATGAACGTCATTATCTATGATGTAATCTATTGAAAATATTGACTACATTTCGAAGATGTTTTTCCTGCTCCTTTGGATTTTGTTATCGATATAGTCCTAGCTTTGTTAGAAGAACTGCTTTTGCGTTTTATGTTTTGCACGAGTTTGAATTTGTGTCTCTAGTTAAATACGATTCTTAATCTGTCAATAACAGCCGGGCTTGAAATTTGTGGAATATATCCTATTcgaaaaatattgattaattatttaatattttcttaaaatttataaataatgtttttatttagaaaaaaatattttttgtattagattatttatttatgtctaacttataataatataaaatccaTCTAATATAACTTTATCATTTTATCAACCAAATTTttattcactttttattttaaagttatatttatattttattataccaaaaataaaaatatatctatgaACTTTTTAAGTGGGATCTTTGTAAAGTAGGGATTCCATTCAAAAGTTTTATAGAAATATCGACATGTCGGGTTCTGGTCATTAATATCaaatttacaattatataaaagttttattaatatatataatgttattttacaaatatttaattgtctaaaaatgcaaaatatatatatgatattctttttgtttctaaataagtgtcaatttgatattttttacacatattaaaaagacgacaaaaatatatgaaatttgttattaattacacctGACTAATAGTAtctgagataaataaaattatttatacaattagttaagtttataattaattttcagctaaacctaaatataatatatattaaattgtattttcttttaattagtGCTACTCATGCAATCTTTGAGTGTCCACCAGCATTGCAAGTATGGGCACTATCATCTATTCCATTCAACCCTCAGACATTTCCTCTCTCGAGTGTTTATGCCAATATGGATTATCTGTTTTGGAGGAAAAATAGTATCATTGAGCTAGAAAATGATAGAGATCCTTATCTTTGGATAATATGGTAGGAAGGCCCGAAATGATAAGCTATTCAGAGGTATAGATAGGGATCCATTGGAACTAGTCAGATATGCAGAGTCTGAGTGTCAGGCATGGCACAATGCAAGGGAGATGGTAGCGCCGGCTCCAATGGAACAAATCCAACATCACTCACAAGTCTTAAGCTTGGATGACATTTGTATGGTGGATGGTTTATGGACTTCCACTGACCGTTTCACTAGAATCGGATGGACTTGGAAGGATAGTATGGGAAAGTACCAACTTATAGGGATAAGAAACTTGAGACGACGCGAAACACCACTACACTCGGAACTGGAAGCTTTAAAATGGGCAATGGAGACGATGCTGCAACACTCGGACTGCAAAAAATTTGGAACAGACTGTAAGGATTTAATTGCAATGATAAAGGATCCCCATACATTGCCAACCTTTTCTACAGAGCTGGAAATGATAAATACGCTGAAGATGTGTTTCACGGAGTTCACTATTCACTGTATCCCAAGGAATCAAAATGTAGTTGCTGATTCGTTAGTTAGGACTGTTCGTACTTTTCACCGTTCTCTTTGCTattttggttgttctattctgGTCTGGTTaaccagaccacctcaagtttgagtaatagaatagttttttgatattaaaaaaaaaaatattaaattgtaaagtgacatttTTTTATGTAACATATTGGAACGATGTTCGATAAACAAAACGCATTTCTGTTTGTTGCCATCAGGGCGTCCTTTGCATTAGCCTAAGGTGCATTTGCACATGATCCGTATTTTTGTTGcaatgttttcttcttctttttcttttttgcttttaaCATGTACTACAACGATTTGGTTAGACGAATTATGAGGAAATAATTCTTGCAGTAATTTAGTCggagttttaacttttaagtcctttactaaaaaaaaattaaacccgttgttttacaaattataggtattgtttttataaattgcaCAAGATCCAATAAAAGATTGAACCGGGCCTTGCCATATAATTTTGTAACATTCTGAGCACATTCCTTTGAAACAGTCATAATGATGGATGTATTTTAAATGATGCTGACGCGTGAATTCTTATCTAATTTGTAGCTTCTTACATAATCAAAAGATTAATTAGTGAAAATCATAAGACGTTGATAAAAAATTCCCTTTATTGATTAGTTCCATCCACTAGCCACTGATTCCTATCAGTCACTTGCTTTTTATgcaatttgaaatttaatatagGAGGTTTAACTAAATATTGTATGAAAGAACACGTATTCATTACTTTACGTCCCTCGTTTGGATTCGTCGATGAAAAATGTAAACATAGAGCAAATTGCTTAATTGTGCATACTGCATAGGCTATACTCAACTTAAGAGCCCATTAAGACAATGAGATTGGAGTACGCCAGATAGCCATGGGCGTTTACTACAGCCCATGATTCTAAATTTATCACTGAACCATTACGCATAagagagattttttttctattacgAGTTATACACATACAGTTATTGTGCCACTTGATCAAATACTTTTTGATTATCAATGCGACCTTTTTTTAAGAGCCGACAGATCAAGCTCAACCGACTAGTCCAGGATTTGTCCACCGGCGCTAAATATATCCGTTTGTTCTCAATGAGAATTAGATTATGAATTTAGTAAATTTCAAATCCGGCTTAGCACCTTTTCAACCCAACGGTACAACTCCACAAACGCTTGTGTGTGGTTAATGTGACCATTAAAATAATTGACTGCATGTGACTCACCGCTAACTTCATGTTTGTAAGAAGCAAAACTAACATTGTACATCTCCTTGGTAAGAGAAACCAAGAACatgcaagtaaaaaaaaaaaaaaaaaagagtcgtTTAACATCATAAAACACAGAATAACATCTTGCACAATGCAATAGGGAAACCAACATGTATCTGCGACGTTTTATCAAATCACAAAAAGTAGTAATCGAAGGGGGTTGAAAATGCAAGTAGCCTATGCCTGAAATTCACCACCTAAAGCTAAGATCAACAATTTGCATCCCTGATTCATCTCCATTGGTCTACAAATGGAATGGAGTCATTATAAAAAACATTGGAAGACAAATATAGATGTCTTAACATTGACAATAACTCATCACCAAAGGCAAGTTATACGCTCATTAGAACTTACAATGTACCCActtataaccaaaaaaaaaggaaggagaTCTATGTACTGAAACCGTGTTCAAGAAGGTACATCTCCATCAGGCATCGCCCACTCCCAGTTGTCTTCTTCTGCATCCTTCTTCTTACTCTtggttgctgctgctgcttcttctCTAGTCTCTTGACTAAACCTCGCTTGAGGACGCCTGATAACAAACCAACCCAAAACAATGAAACCACAAATACAAACTCAGTACGGTATGTGCTACATTTCAATTCTTGAAAGCTATTCTCTCCGAAAATATCCAcgttttaataataaaaaatttgattgaaatattttttttcattttaatgtaTCAACTAatggtaaaattttaaaattaaaaaaaaaaaacataattgtgtttgttaaaattttattggttaaaaatcgtggaaaataattaattataaaaataatgtattagtaatcaaattaatatatttttaaaaattttgtggagtatattttaaaacatgaatGCTAAACCTTTTCTTGTTACGCTTCGCAGCATCACGagtcctcctcttcttctcgtCCTGCTTGTTCTCGAAGTATCTCCTTCGCTTACATTCCTGGATCACTCCAGTTCTCATCACCTCCCTCCTAAACCGATTCACCAGCCTCTCCTCGGACTCGTTGTCTTCCACGAACACCTGCACGTTGTACCCCGGGCTGCTGAAGAAGAGCGTGTTCGAGTACGCGAGCGACGGGCATATCACTGACGCGAGCTCGGAGGAGAGCGAAGCGGTGGTGGAAGGAGGCTCCTCGACGGCGAGATCGTTCTTCCGCCTGTTGTGGGAGACTGTTTGAGTAGTAGGGAGAGTGAGGCTCGGAGGAGGAGGACTAGGTTTGGTTTGAGATTTGAATGGAGAGATGGAGGAGATGAAGCTCGTGAGTGACAAGGAAGACGCCATTGATGTgattgaagatgatgaggtttgAAGAGATTGAATTGTTGTAGATAAGTGTGTGGGGGCTCAGTGGATCAGTTACGGGTAAAGATGTTTGGGCCAGATCGTTTCTTTGGGCCCATTTATGGATAACactgtattttattaattttgaatgGAGTTTACAAAGTCTTTATGCAATTGGTCTGTTACAATTTACAAAATAAGGGATACATTTTGAATGGATTATTTTgttattcgtttttttttctct is a genomic window containing:
- the LOC108833353 gene encoding 30S ribosomal protein S21, chloroplastic, with product MASSLSLTSFISSISPFKSQTKPSPPPPSLTLPTTQTVSHNRRKNDLAVEEPPSTTASLSSELASVICPSLAYSNTLFFSSPGYNVQVFVEDNESEERLVNRFRREVMRTGVIQECKRRRYFENKQDEKKRRTRDAAKRNKKRRPQARFSQETREEAAAATKSKKKDAEEDNWEWAMPDGDVPS